The Hymenobacter chitinivorans DSM 11115 genome window below encodes:
- a CDS encoding glycoside hydrolase family 25 protein, producing MIDAVVDVSHYQSTIDFATVASSGILGLIHKATEGLTDVDPLYASRKPLALGVGLLWGAYHLGHNEDGTAQANHFLSTVQPGPTDLLVLDFEDTGAGASMGLQQAEDFVKQVYQATGRYPGLYATNGYLLQNDAQNSSILQQCWLWITDWAAVAEPVHPPQWNTWTLWQHTNGQTGLPPFAVDGIGPCDRDNFNGSADNLRRLWGAVPASSEPAPALAVQG from the coding sequence ATGATTGACGCCGTTGTAGACGTTTCGCACTACCAATCGACCATTGATTTTGCCACTGTAGCCAGTAGCGGAATTCTGGGTCTGATTCACAAAGCCACCGAGGGCCTTACCGATGTGGACCCCCTGTACGCCAGCCGCAAGCCATTGGCCTTGGGCGTTGGCTTGCTATGGGGCGCCTATCATCTGGGGCATAACGAGGATGGCACGGCCCAGGCCAACCATTTTCTGAGCACGGTGCAGCCCGGCCCTACCGATTTGCTGGTGCTGGACTTTGAAGACACCGGAGCAGGGGCCAGCATGGGGCTGCAGCAGGCCGAAGACTTCGTAAAGCAAGTGTATCAGGCTACCGGCCGTTATCCGGGCTTGTATGCCACCAACGGCTACTTGTTGCAAAACGATGCCCAGAACAGTTCTATTCTGCAGCAATGCTGGCTGTGGATAACCGACTGGGCCGCCGTAGCCGAGCCAGTTCACCCGCCCCAGTGGAACACCTGGACGCTCTGGCAACACACCAATGGCCAAACAGGATTGCCCCCCTTCGCCGTCGATGGCATCGGCCCCTGCGACCGTGACAATTTCAACGGCTCGGCCGATAACTTGCGGCGGCTGTGGGGCGCAGTCCCGGCTAGCTCCGAACCGGCTCCTGCGCTGGCCGTGCAAGGGTAG
- the polA gene encoding DNA polymerase I translates to MTDATQPRKKLFLLDAFALIYRAHFAFSKNPRINSKGMNTGAVLGFTNTLVEVLQKEKPTHIGVAFDAAKKTFRHEQFAEYKAQRQAMPEDIGTAIPYIKKIIEAFNIPILIMDGFEADDVIGTLAQRAEEHGFEEVYMMTPDKDYCQLVTEKIKIYRPAFMGNSAEVLDLAHVLQRFEIDRVEQVTDILGLQGDASDNIPGIPGIGEKTAKALIKQYGSVENLIANVDQLKGKQQENVRNFAEQGLLSKELATIHVNVPIPFEPEELCCSVPDEEKLTALFDELEFRQLAARVLKTGPARTSATPISPAKGKKSMIPTGAGHQASLFAPPAGITEFIEDDEADALPTTRRTLAEVPHNYHLIDTPALRQDLLKFLLQQKEVSFDTETTGLDTMTSRLVGLSFCWLPGEAYYVPVPHDDDEAAQALVDEFRPFLEHEGITKIGQNIKYDLTILKHYGIRIGGPLFDTMLAHYLLEPDMRHNMDVLAETYLHYTPVSILELIGPKGKKQKTMADLPPAQVSDYACEDADVTLQLKHVFEPKLEALGLLKLLNEVENPLVPVLADVEYEGVRIDSSAMGEYSAQLQGYITDIEKQIFAAAGQEFNIGSPKQLGEILFDKLQLGGGKIKKTKTGQYATGEEVLSVLATENPVAALILEHRQLTKLRSTYVEALPQLVCEADGRVHTSFNQAVTATGRLSSTNPNLQNIPIRTEKGREIRKAFVPRDADHILVAADYSQIELRIMADFSKDATMIEAFRQGIDIHSSTASKVFKVPLEAVDSEMRRKAKMVNFGIIYGISAFGLAQRLGVGRKEAVEIIDAYFEEFPAVKQFMDASINKARELEYAETLLGRRRYLRDINSRNATLRGFTERNAINAPIQGTAADIIKIAMIRIHEWLDKENLGTKMILQVHDELVFDAPKQEVDYIIPRIKELMIGALPLSVPMEVEVGTGQNWLQAH, encoded by the coding sequence ATGACCGACGCCACCCAACCCCGCAAAAAGCTCTTCCTGCTCGACGCCTTTGCCCTGATTTACCGGGCCCACTTTGCCTTCAGCAAAAACCCGCGCATCAACTCCAAGGGCATGAACACCGGCGCCGTGCTGGGCTTTACCAACACGCTGGTGGAAGTGCTGCAAAAGGAAAAGCCCACCCACATCGGCGTGGCCTTCGACGCGGCCAAGAAGACCTTTCGTCACGAGCAGTTTGCCGAGTACAAGGCCCAGCGCCAGGCCATGCCCGAGGACATCGGCACGGCAATTCCCTACATCAAAAAGATTATCGAAGCCTTCAACATCCCAATCCTGATTATGGATGGCTTTGAAGCCGACGACGTCATCGGCACCCTGGCCCAGCGGGCCGAGGAGCACGGCTTCGAGGAGGTGTACATGATGACGCCCGACAAGGACTACTGCCAGCTCGTCACCGAGAAAATCAAGATTTACCGGCCGGCGTTTATGGGCAACTCGGCCGAGGTGCTGGATTTGGCCCACGTGCTGCAGCGCTTCGAAATTGACCGGGTCGAGCAGGTCACCGACATTCTGGGGCTGCAGGGCGACGCCTCCGACAACATTCCCGGCATTCCCGGCATCGGCGAGAAGACGGCCAAGGCGCTGATTAAGCAGTACGGCTCGGTCGAAAACCTGATTGCCAACGTGGACCAGCTCAAGGGCAAGCAGCAGGAAAACGTGCGCAACTTCGCCGAGCAGGGCCTGCTGAGCAAGGAGCTGGCCACGATTCACGTCAACGTGCCCATTCCCTTCGAGCCCGAGGAGCTGTGCTGCTCCGTGCCCGACGAGGAGAAGCTCACCGCGTTGTTCGACGAGCTGGAGTTTCGGCAGCTGGCGGCCCGGGTGCTCAAAACCGGCCCCGCCCGCACTTCGGCCACGCCGATTAGCCCGGCCAAGGGCAAGAAAAGCATGATTCCGACCGGAGCCGGCCACCAGGCTTCCCTGTTTGCGCCCCCGGCGGGCATTACCGAGTTTATTGAGGACGACGAAGCCGACGCGCTGCCCACCACCCGCCGCACTTTGGCCGAAGTGCCCCACAATTACCACCTGATTGATACGCCCGCCCTGCGCCAGGACTTGCTCAAGTTCTTGCTGCAGCAGAAGGAAGTCAGCTTCGACACCGAAACCACCGGCCTCGACACGATGACCTCCCGCCTGGTGGGCCTCTCCTTCTGCTGGCTGCCCGGCGAGGCCTACTACGTGCCCGTGCCCCACGACGACGACGAGGCCGCCCAGGCCCTGGTCGACGAGTTCCGGCCGTTTCTGGAGCACGAGGGTATTACCAAGATTGGGCAGAACATCAAGTACGATCTGACCATTCTCAAGCATTACGGCATCCGCATCGGTGGGCCCCTGTTCGACACCATGCTGGCCCACTACCTGCTGGAGCCCGACATGCGCCACAACATGGACGTGCTGGCCGAAACCTACCTGCATTACACGCCGGTATCGATTCTGGAGCTGATTGGGCCCAAAGGCAAAAAGCAGAAAACCATGGCCGACCTGCCGCCCGCGCAGGTTTCGGACTACGCCTGCGAAGATGCCGACGTGACGTTGCAGCTCAAGCACGTCTTTGAGCCCAAGCTCGAAGCCTTAGGCCTGCTCAAGCTGCTCAACGAAGTGGAAAACCCGCTGGTGCCGGTGCTGGCCGACGTCGAGTACGAGGGCGTCCGGATTGACTCCAGCGCCATGGGCGAATACTCGGCCCAGCTGCAGGGCTACATTACCGACATTGAAAAGCAGATTTTCGCGGCAGCCGGGCAGGAATTCAACATTGGCTCTCCCAAGCAGCTCGGCGAAATCCTGTTCGACAAGCTCCAGCTCGGGGGTGGCAAAATCAAGAAAACCAAGACCGGGCAGTACGCCACGGGCGAGGAAGTGCTCAGCGTGCTGGCCACCGAAAACCCCGTCGCCGCCCTGATTCTGGAGCACCGCCAGCTCACCAAGCTCCGCAGCACCTACGTCGAGGCCCTGCCCCAACTCGTGTGTGAGGCCGACGGCCGGGTGCACACCAGCTTCAACCAGGCCGTAACCGCCACCGGCCGCCTGAGCAGCACCAACCCCAACCTGCAGAACATTCCGATTCGGACCGAGAAAGGCCGGGAAATCCGCAAGGCCTTCGTCCCACGCGACGCCGACCATATCCTGGTGGCGGCCGACTACTCCCAGATTGAGCTGCGCATCATGGCCGACTTCTCGAAGGACGCCACCATGATTGAGGCTTTCCGGCAGGGTATCGACATTCACAGCAGCACGGCCAGCAAGGTGTTTAAAGTGCCGCTGGAAGCCGTGGACTCGGAAATGCGCCGCAAGGCTAAAATGGTCAACTTCGGCATCATCTACGGCATTTCGGCCTTCGGCCTGGCCCAGCGCCTGGGCGTGGGCCGCAAGGAAGCCGTGGAAATCATCGACGCCTATTTCGAGGAGTTTCCGGCCGTGAAGCAGTTCATGGACGCCAGCATCAACAAGGCCCGGGAGCTGGAATACGCCGAAACCCTGCTGGGCCGCCGCCGCTACCTGCGCGACATTAATTCCCGCAACGCCACGCTGCGGGGCTTCACCGAGCGCAACGCCATCAACGCCCCGATTCAGGGCACCGCCGCCGACATCATCAAGATTGCCATGATCCGCATCCACGAGTGGCTGGACAAGGAAAACCTGGGCACCAAGATGATTCTGCAGGTGCACGACGAATTGGTTTTTGACGCGCCCAAGCAGGAAGTCGACTACATCATTCCGCGCATCAAGGAGCTGATGATTGGGGCCCTGCCCCTGAGCGTACCGATGGAAGTGGAAGTGGGCACCGGTCAGAACTGGCTGCAGGCCCACTAA
- a CDS encoding delta-60 repeat domain-containing protein, translated as MKRFIRITALLVTGLSYYLPAPAQTLDPSFAAVELEKTGIIEDALLQADGKYVVGGTFTRLNGTAAKGLARLNANGTLDATFRTTGADAEVTQVTLQDNGRIVVGGNFTTVDGRSSALVAGLLADGSADASFTTTASYTTSTSSTPVLSLAPLPDGSLLVGAARLRSTVLRGYCTGSRRRASPMRPTTRPWPADPLFPAPLL; from the coding sequence ATGAAAAGATTCATACGCATCACTGCTTTATTGGTAACAGGCCTCAGCTATTATCTCCCCGCGCCGGCCCAAACGCTGGACCCCAGCTTTGCCGCCGTGGAGCTGGAAAAGACCGGCATAATCGAGGATGCCCTGCTGCAAGCCGATGGCAAGTACGTGGTAGGCGGCACCTTTACGCGCCTCAACGGCACGGCGGCTAAGGGGCTGGCCCGCCTCAACGCCAACGGCACCCTGGACGCCACTTTCCGCACTACCGGAGCTGATGCGGAAGTAACCCAGGTTACGCTGCAGGACAATGGCCGTATCGTGGTGGGCGGTAATTTCACTACCGTGGATGGCCGCAGCTCCGCGCTGGTGGCCGGGCTGCTGGCGGATGGCAGCGCGGATGCTTCCTTCACAACCACGGCCAGCTATACCACTTCCACCTCCTCTACTCCGGTTCTGAGCCTGGCGCCGCTGCCCGACGGCAGCCTGCTGGTGGGGGCAGCGCGGCTACGTTCAACGGTATTACGGGGATATTGCACCGGCTCTCGGCGGCGGGCGTCGCCGATGCGGCCTACAACACGGCCCTGGCCGGCGGACCCACTTTTCCCGGCACCGCTCCTATAG
- a CDS encoding T9SS type A sorting domain-containing protein produces the protein MAPALGGGRRRCGLQHGPGRRTHFSRHRSYSVQHCGSGRWQTLRVGLFQPVWGSAASGVARLTANGTRDNSFVAALTENLVPRILPLPTGQLLVGSVRLNGQFGSLARLTATGALDPTFTTGLASYGLSEMRQLANGRILVAGSTIGTSGNSGGPLALLNANGGFNTSFNSAGVFSPADAFISSLVVQPDGAFLVAGQFTHVGGVARAGLARLTAPGVLAVGRQQSSARTEVWPNPVHDKLTLSLDLAAQPRQLTLIDALGKTVLRQPAATGIVTVPLLHLPAGVYVLRVEYADGPVTRRVVVE, from the coding sequence ATTGCACCGGCTCTCGGCGGCGGGCGTCGCCGATGCGGCCTACAACACGGCCCTGGCCGGCGGACCCACTTTTCCCGGCACCGCTCCTATAGTGTACAGCATTGCGGCTCTGGCCGATGGCAAACATTACGTGTCGGGTTATTTCAGCCAGTTTGGGGCTCGGCGGCTTCGGGCGTGGCGCGGCTCACTGCCAACGGCACCCGCGACAATTCGTTTGTAGCCGCCCTGACCGAAAACCTGGTGCCCAGAATTCTGCCCCTGCCGACGGGGCAGCTGCTGGTGGGCAGCGTCCGGCTGAACGGGCAGTTTGGGAGCCTAGCCCGCCTGACGGCCACCGGGGCCCTGGACCCAACCTTTACGACGGGCCTGGCCAGCTATGGGCTTAGCGAAATGCGGCAACTGGCCAACGGGCGAATCCTGGTAGCGGGCAGCACCATCGGCACCAGTGGCAACTCGGGTGGGCCGCTGGCCTTGCTCAATGCCAATGGCGGCTTCAATACCTCGTTCAACAGCGCCGGCGTCTTCTCACCCGCGGATGCCTTCATCAGCAGCCTGGTAGTGCAGCCCGACGGCGCTTTCCTGGTTGCCGGCCAATTCACCCACGTCGGCGGAGTGGCGCGGGCCGGCCTGGCCCGCCTCACGGCGCCCGGCGTGCTGGCCGTAGGCCGCCAGCAAAGCTCGGCCCGCACCGAAGTCTGGCCTAACCCGGTGCACGACAAGCTCACGTTAAGCCTAGACCTGGCCGCCCAGCCCCGGCAGCTCACGCTCATCGATGCGCTGGGCAAAACCGTGCTGCGCCAGCCCGCTGCCACTGGCATTGTAACCGTGCCGCTGCTCCACCTGCCCGCCGGCGTGTACGTGCTGCGCGTGGAGTACGCCGACGGCCCCGTGACGCGCCGCGTGGTAGTCGAGTGA
- a CDS encoding T9SS type A sorting domain-containing protein, translating into MSHKLLVVFLLLLAAHFETRAQSVDPTFAPVTTYATGAVTAMALQADGKYIVSGNFNRVNGAAASTLVRLNADGSFDQGFAANVRTRSAFATVTVLPSGHLLVTTASGVVSLNGQNYNSPVKLNADGTVASSFSVGSGAQGSIRALTVQPDGKVLLAGPFTTFNGSPAPGLVRLNPDGSVDQAFSTALGTGFNNEIFAIALESTGNILVAGTFSNFNNTGRRALLRLRPSGALDTSYNPLVTNANATAAGVAIDPTTDQAVVYGLVGAPELIRLNTDGSQDGSFVAALPSYCVGFTFFNNRKLLVDDFGRVILARNCVTGSSTGVGSQYVTRYLASGAVDPQFSAAGQPNNTVNAIVRHPNGQVLLGGYFTQYGSMTETPIVRLTDQGPVDATFRPVLDASGSVQRIVRQADGKLVAAGFFREINGLAAWNVARLNADGTLDASFSRPTIDGAVQTLALQPDGKILLGGNFSTVAGVATNSLVRLLPSGTVDPSFTSPVAVRAGVAALALQPDGAILVGGSGMLTINGRSAYLHRLLPNGQPDLAYAQNVGTGPSGSVQDIALLPDGRHYVAGFFTRTNGVFAESVVRLLPTGELDPGFQLPASLPTLRTILKVLPVDNNQVLLAGSFSGYSAFARPNLVRLNADGTVDPTLNAALSGSQVSALYQQPDGKIIVGTISNQFVAGVSQGVLFRLTADGALDNSFIAGPSQIDASVAALVVQPDGKLVIGGTFGQVYGQARPAIARIIAPNVLAVANKQREVRTEAWPVPAHSKLHLRLDATARPESVEVLDNLGRVVLTQPASKAELSLPVHHLRAGQYLLRVNYADGPVTRRVVVE; encoded by the coding sequence ATGTCCCATAAACTACTCGTTGTCTTTCTGCTACTGCTGGCGGCCCATTTCGAAACCCGGGCCCAGAGCGTAGACCCCACTTTTGCGCCCGTCACTACCTATGCCACGGGCGCCGTGACGGCCATGGCCCTGCAAGCCGACGGCAAATACATAGTAAGCGGCAATTTCAACCGGGTTAACGGTGCAGCCGCCTCGACGCTGGTGCGCCTCAATGCCGACGGCTCGTTCGACCAAGGCTTTGCCGCTAACGTCCGGACCCGCTCGGCTTTCGCGACGGTGACGGTTCTGCCCAGTGGGCACCTGCTCGTGACGACGGCCAGCGGCGTGGTTTCGCTTAATGGGCAAAATTATAACTCCCCGGTGAAGCTCAACGCCGACGGGACGGTGGCCAGCAGCTTCAGCGTCGGCAGCGGGGCCCAGGGCAGCATCCGGGCCCTAACGGTGCAGCCCGATGGCAAAGTGCTGCTGGCGGGTCCGTTCACGACCTTCAACGGCAGTCCGGCCCCGGGCCTGGTGCGCCTCAACCCCGACGGCAGCGTCGACCAGGCTTTTTCGACAGCGCTGGGCACGGGTTTCAACAACGAGATATTCGCCATAGCCTTGGAGTCGACGGGGAATATTCTGGTGGCTGGCACATTCTCCAATTTCAACAACACGGGCCGCCGGGCCCTGTTGCGGCTGCGGCCCTCGGGGGCCCTGGATACGAGCTACAACCCACTGGTGACCAACGCCAATGCCACGGCCGCCGGCGTCGCCATCGACCCTACTACGGACCAGGCAGTGGTGTACGGCCTGGTTGGGGCACCGGAGTTGATCCGCCTGAATACGGACGGCAGCCAGGACGGGTCGTTCGTGGCCGCGTTGCCGTCGTATTGCGTGGGCTTCACGTTCTTTAATAACCGGAAGCTGCTCGTCGACGACTTTGGCCGGGTAATACTGGCCCGCAACTGCGTAACGGGGTCCAGCACGGGAGTGGGCAGCCAGTACGTGACCCGCTACTTGGCCTCGGGGGCGGTGGACCCGCAATTTTCGGCGGCGGGCCAGCCCAATAACACAGTGAATGCCATTGTGCGCCACCCCAACGGGCAGGTGCTGCTGGGCGGCTATTTCACGCAATACGGCTCAATGACGGAAACCCCGATAGTGCGGCTAACTGACCAGGGCCCGGTAGATGCCACCTTCCGTCCGGTACTGGACGCCTCGGGGTCCGTGCAGCGCATCGTGCGGCAGGCGGATGGCAAGCTGGTTGCGGCTGGTTTTTTCCGGGAAATAAACGGGCTGGCGGCCTGGAATGTGGCCCGGCTGAATGCCGACGGCACCCTCGACGCCAGCTTTAGCCGGCCCACCATCGACGGGGCCGTGCAAACCCTGGCCCTGCAGCCCGATGGTAAGATTTTGCTGGGTGGTAACTTCTCGACGGTGGCCGGGGTGGCTACCAACAGCCTGGTTCGCCTGCTGCCCAGCGGCACCGTCGACCCCAGCTTTACCAGTCCCGTTGCCGTGCGCGCCGGCGTGGCCGCGCTGGCTCTGCAGCCCGATGGCGCCATCTTGGTAGGAGGCAGCGGGATGCTGACCATCAACGGCCGCTCGGCCTACCTGCACCGGCTGCTACCCAACGGGCAACCCGATTTGGCTTACGCGCAAAACGTGGGCACCGGCCCCAGCGGCTCGGTGCAGGATATTGCCCTGCTGCCCGACGGCCGACATTACGTGGCCGGCTTTTTCACCCGCACCAATGGCGTATTTGCCGAATCGGTAGTGCGGCTGCTGCCCACTGGTGAGCTGGACCCCGGCTTCCAGTTGCCCGCCTCGCTGCCCACACTGCGCACGATACTCAAAGTGCTGCCCGTCGATAATAACCAAGTGCTCTTGGCCGGCTCCTTTAGCGGTTACAGTGCCTTTGCCCGCCCCAATCTGGTGCGCCTCAATGCCGATGGCACCGTGGACCCAACCCTGAATGCTGCCTTATCAGGCAGCCAGGTATCGGCACTGTACCAGCAGCCCGACGGCAAAATCATCGTCGGGACCATTAGCAACCAGTTCGTGGCCGGCGTCAGTCAGGGCGTGCTTTTCCGCCTGACCGCCGACGGGGCGCTGGACAACAGCTTTATAGCCGGTCCCAGCCAGATAGATGCCTCCGTGGCTGCCCTGGTGGTGCAGCCCGATGGGAAGCTGGTAATCGGGGGCACATTTGGCCAAGTATACGGGCAGGCGCGCCCGGCTATTGCCCGGATTATTGCGCCCAACGTGCTGGCCGTGGCCAACAAGCAACGCGAAGTCCGCACCGAGGCCTGGCCCGTGCCGGCCCACTCCAAGCTGCACCTGCGCCTGGATGCTACAGCCCGGCCCGAGTCGGTAGAGGTGCTCGATAATCTGGGCCGGGTGGTGCTCACCCAACCTGCTTCCAAGGCCGAGCTAAGCTTGCCCGTGCACCACCTGCGGGCGGGGCAGTACCTGCTGCGGGTGAATTACGCCGACGGTCCCGTGACGCGCCGCGTAGTGGTCGAGTAG